The Lactuca sativa cultivar Salinas chromosome 2, Lsat_Salinas_v11, whole genome shotgun sequence genome includes a window with the following:
- the LOC111912229 gene encoding uncharacterized protein LOC111912229 produces the protein MDEQDAKHQGTSAETGLIPVYPTLTFPNHYSIATGLYPAYHGIILNRFTDPTTGDNFTTRSREPKWWLGEPIWETIANQGLKVATYFWPGSDVKKGSWDCPVNFCPPYNASVPFEERVDTFLHYFDLPNEEIPAFMALYLEDHDSQGHLVGPDDPQITEAVSHIDGFIYFKKSNTNLINRWYTPLIGNRRSRQFLQFAPPVKYLRGMKKIQSFPGNSEIKMGIGLDVKREREREREGGGALLLNNYIYIYIYIYILIETTS, from the coding sequence CAAGGAACATCAGCTGAAACCGGATTGATTCCAGTTTACCCAACCTTAACTTTCCCAAATCACTACTCAATCGCCACCGGATTATACCCTGCTTATCATGGAATCATATTAAACAGATTCACTGATCCAACTACAGGCGATAACTTCACAACGAGAAGTCGTGAACCCAAATGGTGGTTAGGCGAACCCATATGGGAGACCATCGCGAACCAAGGGCTGAAAGTGGCGACATATTTCTGGCCTGGGTCCGATGTAAAAAAAGGTTCTTGGGATTGTCCTGTGAATTTCTGTCCACCGTATAACGCTTCAGTCCCGTTTGAAGAACGCGTCGATACTTTTCTCCATTATTTCGATTTGCCAAATGAAGAAATTCCTGCTTTCATGGCGTTATATTTGGAGGACCATGATTCTCAAGGTCATCTAGTTGGCCCTGATGATCCTCAAATTACAGAAGCTGTTAGTCACATCGATgggtttatttattttaaaaaaagtaaTACAAACCTCATAAATCGGTGGTACACCCCCTTGATCGGAAACCGGAGGTCACGTCAATTTCTTCAGTTCGCTCCTCCTGTGAAATACTTGAGAGGGATGAAGAAGATTCAGTCGTTTCCGGGGAATAGCGAGATCAAAATGGGGATAGGGTTGGatgttaagagagagagagagagagagagagaagggggtGGGgcccttttattaaataattatatatatatatatatatatatatatatattaatagagacaacctcataa